The window TACAATTGCAATAATTTAACGGAGAGACGCCTGTTTATTACTTCAGATTGCCTTTAGACACCGTAAGCCGCCTCCTTCATAGATATTAACAGGTAAGGTCCTACGCTTAAGGTGTAACGGTCCTACGCTTCTTGATCCATTATCGGATGTAAACACGAATTAAATTGACTGAGTAAATGTCTTCTGCAGCGCACAGAAAACACGCAAGCATATTTAATATTAGCTTATATGCATCGTTAATATATGTTGTTCCAGCAATTCTTCCGGTGGATTTTGCTGCGCAGCATTTGCGTAAATTAGATTTTAGCTGTGATGTCTGCTCGTTCCCATCGcgacccctccctcctccacaatGGGAAATACATTATGTCTGACCATGGATAAGTAAGATGAAAGAGTGgctttatttgtgtatttgttggtAGATGTTGCAACTGCTTAATATTTAGACTTTATATCAATATAAGACTTGTTTTCTTCTGAAGGAGGGTCTGCAGTCATGTTCTACACCTGTGGTCCCAACGAGGCGATGGTGGTGTCAGGTAAACCAGTGAGCTGCTTACTACCACCCTTCATCTTCCATCCACTAACGCGCTTTAGTTATTATTCAGATGCTATTGTCCCATGTGCCTAAATGCAGTTTAAACTGATTCGAGGCTCTCTCCTTTCCCAGGGTTCTGTCGCTCTCCTCCGCTGATGATAGCTGGAGGCAGAGTGTTTGTCATCCCATGCATTCAGCAGATCCAGAGGTGAGTAAACATCTGTATCTGCTCTTTATCTTGTTTCCCAACAGGCTTTTGTCCCTGGTGTTGGTTTGTATGAAGCTTTTATTTACTTGTACCTATTCAGACATTTGGACAGACACTGTCAAACTATGTTATATTTTAGACATTGTCTGCAGCAGGTACCTGCATGTTTAATACAGTCTTCAAACTCTACAATCCTGCACTCAGCTTTCCAGATTGAGTTCATAGAGGAAGTTACTTCTCTGTCCCATTAGAGCGGATCATCAATCAATAAccatcttttctttttacttCCTGACTCTGCAGGATTTCCCTGAacactctgactctgaatgtgaAGAGTGATAAGGTCTACACTCGCCACGGTGTCCCCATCTCCGTGACAGGAATAGCCCAGGTCAGTGCAGCGCCGCAGACAGAACCGCAGGCCATGCACAGATGTTTCTGTGGACCTGGACACGGAACGTAGGAACAAATGTCCTGTGTGTCTGTTACAGATGAAGATCCAGGGCCAGAACAAGCAGATGTTAGCTGCAGCCTGCCAGATGTTCATGGGGAAGTCTGAGCCGGAGATCGCTCATATCGCCCTGGAGACTCTGGAGGGGCACCAGCGGGCCATCATCGCCCACCTCACCGTTGAGGTACAGATGCGGTGGCTATTCATTCTCATCACATCTGCTTTAGCTGAAACACGGAGTAAACCTCACGGTTCCACAGGAGATCTACAAGGACCGTAAGAAGTTCTCCGAGCAGGTGTTCAGGGTGGCGTCCTCTGACCTGGTCAACATGGGCATCAGCGTGGTGAGCTACACGCTCAAAGACGTTCACGATGACCAGGTACTGCTTCACCACGTGGCGCCTCACAGGAGGAGAACGTGTGTCCTGTGGGTTTTAAAGGTGCTCAGGAACCTGAATCCACTCACATTCTGATGTTTTACTGCTCAAACACAGGATTACCTGCATTCACTGGGAAAGGCTCGAACAGCCCAGGTTCAGAAAGACGCTCGCATCGGAGAGGCCAGGAATAAGAGGGATGCTGTGATAAGGGTGACATAAACCTTTACTTGTCCTGTAATATGGTCTCTAATACTTCATATTTTCACTGTTTGTCCGTTACTGCCTGTATGACTCCTTCTCCTGAgcgttttctgtctgtgtgtctctctctgcaggaagCTCATGCGATGCAGGCCAAAATCTCAGCTCAGTATAAGAATGAGATCGACATGGCAAAGGCCCAGCGGGACTATGAGCTGAAGAAGGCCGCCTACGACATGGAGGTCAACACCAAAAAGGCCGAGTCAGAGATGGCCTACCAGCTGCAGGTACACATCTGGAACAACAACCCACCGGCCTGACAGATGCCTTCATCATCACACCTAATCTAGTCATGATTGATGCTGATCACctctcatctgctgcttctcctcaggttGCAAAGACGAAGCAGCGCATCGAGGAGGAGAAGATGCAGGTCCAGGTGGTGGAGCGCACGCAGCAGATCaccctgcaggagcaggagatcaCTCGCagggagaaggagctggaggccaagGTCAAGAAGCCTGCGGAGGCGGAGCGGTACCGCCTGGAGAAGCTGGCGGAGGCGGTGCGGTGAGTCTGTGCTCCATGGGGTGGAGTGGGGAGGAGGCAGGGGGAGTTTAGTGCAGCAGCTGTATTTTCAGGCAGTTCAGTGAATCCCTGTTGTTCTGGAGCTGAGCTCACCACACATCGGAGTATGTAGGTAGGTTTGACTTTCAGGAACAAAATGATAAATCCAAATTTTGTTGATCACAACATGAGCAGACAAGATGGTGGACAGATGTTTGACATCTGTTACACTCCAGGATCAGATGCTGTCCAGTCAGATGTTAATGGTGACGCTTGTTAGTAGCACAGATGTTCAGTCAGTCTGTGCCTGTTCTCATGTTCTGACTCTCTGTCCAGCCTCAAACTGATAATGGAggcagaagctgaagctgaatccATCAAGGTGAGTCACTGGGAAGTCGTGTGCATGGGAGGAACCAGGGGCCTCTAAGCTGCTTTAATGTCCCTCAGATCAAAGGTGAGGCGGAGGCGTTCGCGGTGGAGGCCAAAGGTCGCGCTGAGGCGGAGCAGATGGCGAAGAAGGCAGAGGCCTTCCAGCAGTACAGGGACGGAGCCATGGTGGAcatgctgctggagaagctgccTCTGGTGAGACGTCACCCTCAACAGTCGGCTCAGCTtatctgtttgttgtgtgtgtttaggttcaACCCACTCTTCATTGCACTAAACATAACTAACAAAGCTTCATAACCAGTGTGGGACTGCAGCCTGTTTGTTAACGTTAGGGTTCATTTATTTCTCACCTGGCATTAACTCACTCATGCTGGTGGTTTTAATTGGTTTAAAGGGATGAACTCTTTCACAGCTCAGCTCTCGTTCTGTCTCAGAGCCACTCAGGTGCTTCATGTTTAACTCCCTGTGAAGCAGTGATCTAATATTCGCTGTTCACTGTTTCCCACCAGATGGCAGAAGAGATCAGCAAGCCGCTGTGTGCAGCCAACAAAATCACCATGGTGTCCAGCGGCGCTGGGGAGGTGGGCGCAGCCAAGCTGTCGGGAGAGGTGCTGGACATCATGACGCGCCTCCCTGACGCCGTGGAGAAGCTGACCGGCGTCAACATCTCCCAGGTAACGCGGTGCACGTTCATGGACCGGACCTCAGTTTAAGGAACTAACATAGAGTCTCATAGAGAAGAGCGTCAACGCCATGGATCAGATACCAAGAGACACAGGCCTGACTCATAATCACAGATTTACAGATGCTTTCTGTTCCTGGAAGTGAAACAAAAGCACTACTGTGTAAACACTAGAGCTGCATCATTGAATGAGGAAGCACAGTAATGAGTTCACTTCCCTTCGTGTGCAGGTGAGCTCTCGTACCGGCTGAACAGAATCAAGCAGGACCAGGCAGGTGCTTCTGTCCCATCGGCTGCCTGGACATGAGTCAAACACGCTGTCCGTCATCCTGATACCTGACTGTGTCATCGCTCAGCTGTGACCTTCTGTGAACAGGTTTAGTTTTAGTTAGAGATGCTCCAACAGCGTCTTCACTTTAAATCACAACAGCTGTaactttgtttcctgtctcacGTCTTTTAAAGCGTATTCTGTCTTGTTAGTGTCACATGGATTCAAACCATCTGTGTTTACATTACATGTCTTTTCTATCTGCACACTGAACCTAAGTGCATCTTAACAACAGCATTGAACACACTTCATTTACTAAAACTACTAACAGTGGGTGACACTGACCTGCAGCATGTGGTGTCGCTGTCACTTTATTCATTCACAGAATGAAAGGCCATTTCTTTATCTTAGAGTTTACATGTAGATGAATAATCCCAAATAACCATCAAGTATAGATGTACTGTCTAAGTATTTGTAGCATCTATTATACTTTTCTGTAAATATTCTGCTGTAGAACTGAGACCAGTGTAAAATGCTCAACAATCACGTTCACAGACCGAATGATTTAGATTCAGATTCAGTTTATGTTATAATATAGAAGTTAATAACAGATACAGGATCTATTATAATAGTAGAAATCATGGTACATTTAGGAGACTTTCCTTGTTTCTAAATCGTCTTAAGCTGATACTGTCATCCTCGACCTCATCATAACCTCTGGCTctgaaaacatatttgtttcagtcatttgttttctgtgtgtgcataCGTTTTAGAGTATTAACAACAaacctgcttttatttattttatttatttgtttaaatgcatgtaaccaacaatgtttgtttgtttttatctatGTCTATCTTCATGTGAGCataatattgatttatttaaGGATGAACGCTGTTTATTATGTGCACGCATCAATACCTGTCACACTTCAGCCGTCATTTAATCTTTGAAGAAGCTCTGATGGAACAACCAAAGTAGAAGGTTACCAGTTATATAGTGATATAGCAGGACGTGTGcttttgtaatgtaatgtttagCAAAATATTAAAGGTGGCGCTCtgtgtatttatacagtatatatttgatATTTCCTACAGTATCAGTGTAGCACGATTTAATCCACAACTAACAGCCTCTGTGTTAaccctgtgttgtttttacctGCTGTGGTGAACCTTTCACTGTGTTGCATTTTATATCAGGGATTTTATGTTTTAAACTCTCATTCTAAAATCCTGTAGCTACTAAATTTACTGTGCTTGTCGTTAAACTGCAAATCaagtttgtttcttgtttgtgtACACATCGGATTGGagaattttatttttgctgtagttttattttttgctcaaaaaactgttattttatttacaccacagaaaaaacaaatctCACATGCTGGAGATCCTAATAAACGACCTTTAAAACGTGTTTGCTGTCCAGTGTGTCTGTTGACTTTGACTCATGTTGTTTTACACTGTTTTATCCTTTGCTGT is drawn from Betta splendens chromosome 11, fBetSpl5.4, whole genome shotgun sequence and contains these coding sequences:
- the flot1a gene encoding flotillin-1a produces the protein MFYTCGPNEAMVVSGFCRSPPLMIAGGRVFVIPCIQQIQRISLNTLTLNVKSDKVYTRHGVPISVTGIAQMKIQGQNKQMLAAACQMFMGKSEPEIAHIALETLEGHQRAIIAHLTVEEIYKDRKKFSEQVFRVASSDLVNMGISVVSYTLKDVHDDQDYLHSLGKARTAQVQKDARIGEARNKRDAVIREAHAMQAKISAQYKNEIDMAKAQRDYELKKAAYDMEVNTKKAESEMAYQLQVAKTKQRIEEEKMQVQVVERTQQITLQEQEITRREKELEAKVKKPAEAERYRLEKLAEAVRLKLIMEAEAEAESIKIKGEAEAFAVEAKGRAEAEQMAKKAEAFQQYRDGAMVDMLLEKLPLMAEEISKPLCAANKITMVSSGAGEVGAAKLSGEVLDIMTRLPDAVEKLTGVNISQVSSRTG